A genomic segment from Nitratiruptor sp. YY08-10 encodes:
- the glyS gene encoding glycine--tRNA ligase subunit beta, whose translation MTEPLLIEIGVEELPAIPFLKELPNIEKKWEKILEANGLLCEFEFFYTPRRLVLWHRNFKTKQDTTYQEFFGAPLHIAFKDGQPTLAATGFARKCGVRVEELSTTKRGSTEILYYKKEIAGKPSVEILPGMVYEWLKSLDFGKSMRWGNLKDSFIRPIRWGIINLGESFIKAELFGITTANYTYLHRSVSTEPVQVANAKEYFEKLKNGGVLLFPEARYEKIDAEFANIEKEGVVIEKDENLLAEVVAITEFPTALKGSFEEKFLQLPPEVIVTSMKEHQRYFPVYKEGKLQNGFVFVSNAYTDDFSLIVKGNERVLKARLSDALFFWENDLKKGLNFEELENVVFMDGLGTLFDKEVRELKIANHLLEHYNALFSEPGVTKALLERAIMLSYADLLTEMVYEFTELQGIMGYYYALAQGEDEVVALAIKEQYLPSGEESELPSTLFSAIVALSKKLDTLMALFSVGKIPTGSRDPFGLRRAANGVIRIVLAYNLDFDISKIFDEIKSEYKDFDTKKLENFFIERINQFYDVNPSVIKAVIESGERDLVQIDKKIKALAAIVESSDFKDIFTTFKRVANIVKDVDVSKETPVDENLFESDYEKRLWDRFQEVYEKSYPDYESRLDALFGLKHDIDLFFDNVLVNAEDERLRQNRKNLIASIYKAFKEIADIKEISV comes from the coding sequence ATGACAGAGCCTTTACTGATCGAAATAGGCGTCGAAGAGCTTCCTGCAATTCCTTTTTTGAAAGAGCTTCCAAATATTGAGAAAAAATGGGAAAAGATCCTCGAAGCCAATGGTCTTTTATGTGAATTTGAATTTTTCTATACTCCAAGAAGATTGGTTTTGTGGCATCGAAATTTTAAAACGAAACAAGATACTACCTATCAGGAATTTTTTGGAGCCCCGCTTCACATAGCTTTTAAAGATGGTCAGCCGACGCTTGCTGCAACCGGTTTTGCGAGAAAATGCGGTGTACGTGTGGAAGAGTTGTCAACAACAAAACGTGGTTCAACTGAGATTTTATATTATAAAAAAGAGATAGCTGGTAAGCCATCTGTCGAAATACTTCCAGGGATGGTCTATGAGTGGCTCAAATCCCTCGATTTTGGCAAATCTATGCGATGGGGAAATTTGAAAGATTCTTTTATTAGACCTATTCGGTGGGGGATTATCAATCTTGGTGAAAGTTTTATCAAAGCTGAACTTTTTGGCATTACTACCGCCAACTATACCTATTTGCATAGAAGCGTATCTACTGAACCGGTCCAAGTGGCGAATGCAAAAGAGTATTTTGAGAAGCTGAAGAATGGCGGTGTGCTTCTCTTTCCTGAGGCTCGATATGAAAAGATAGATGCAGAATTTGCAAATATTGAGAAAGAGGGAGTTGTTATAGAAAAAGATGAAAACCTTCTTGCTGAGGTTGTTGCTATCACAGAGTTTCCGACGGCTTTGAAAGGAAGTTTTGAAGAGAAGTTTTTGCAACTTCCTCCTGAGGTTATCGTAACCAGTATGAAAGAGCATCAGCGCTATTTCCCTGTGTATAAAGAGGGGAAATTGCAAAATGGATTCGTTTTTGTTAGCAATGCCTATACAGATGATTTTTCGCTGATTGTTAAAGGAAACGAGCGGGTACTAAAAGCCAGACTTTCCGATGCCCTCTTTTTTTGGGAAAATGATCTCAAAAAAGGACTCAATTTCGAAGAGCTTGAAAATGTAGTGTTTATGGATGGGCTTGGAACACTTTTTGATAAAGAGGTACGTGAACTCAAAATTGCTAACCATCTTTTAGAACACTATAATGCGCTTTTTAGCGAACCAGGTGTTACAAAGGCACTATTGGAACGTGCTATCATGCTCAGTTACGCAGATCTGCTTACAGAAATGGTCTATGAATTTACAGAGCTTCAAGGGATTATGGGCTATTACTACGCTCTCGCGCAGGGTGAAGATGAAGTGGTAGCGCTTGCTATCAAAGAGCAGTACCTGCCGAGCGGGGAAGAGAGTGAGCTTCCTTCAACGCTTTTTAGTGCGATCGTTGCTTTATCAAAAAAACTTGATACGTTGATGGCTCTATTTAGTGTAGGAAAAATTCCAACAGGATCAAGAGATCCTTTTGGATTGCGACGTGCAGCAAATGGCGTGATTCGAATTGTGTTAGCCTATAATCTTGATTTTGATATTTCAAAGATTTTTGATGAGATTAAGAGTGAGTACAAAGATTTTGATACGAAAAAGTTAGAAAACTTCTTTATTGAGCGGATTAATCAATTTTATGATGTCAATCCATCTGTGATCAAAGCAGTTATTGAGAGTGGTGAAAGAGATCTTGTTCAAATAGACAAGAAAATTAAAGCATTGGCCGCAATTGTAGAAAGCAGCGATTTTAAAGATATTTTTACCACTTTCAAGAGAGTTGCGAACATTGTCAAAGATGTGGATGTATCAAAAGAGACTCCAGTAGATGAAAATCTTTTTGAAAGCGATTATGAAAAAAGGCTTTGGGATCGGTTTCAAGAAGTATACGAAAAATCATATCCAGATTATGAATCCCGTTTAGATGCACTTTTTGGCCTCAAGCATGATATCGATCTTTTCTTTGACAATGTTTTGGTCAATGCTGAAGATGAACGTTTGCGTCAAAACAGAAAAAATCTGATTGCCTCAATCTATAAAGCTTTTAAAGAGATAGCTGACATTAAAGAGATCAGCGTGTAA
- a CDS encoding metal-dependent hydrolase produces the protein MTYKTHIAFAESVAVPPILVLYTQNAISYFDLQNFIIAVAVAALLPDLDHLHSYISKKIPILPFIITLFAKHRGFTHSLKGIISVYILTMLAFIPHIIPLSIAAGIMIGYPLHILGDAMTTRGISNFCCGKKLLILPKPLRFSTGSFKEHLYFLFFSGLIGLEIWLINPSLL, from the coding sequence ATGACGTATAAAACCCATATCGCATTTGCCGAATCGGTAGCGGTACCACCAATACTGGTATTGTACACACAAAATGCAATTTCCTATTTTGACTTACAAAATTTCATTATAGCCGTTGCTGTAGCGGCACTTTTGCCAGATCTAGATCATTTACACTCATACATTTCCAAAAAGATACCTATTCTACCGTTTATTATCACGCTGTTTGCAAAGCATAGAGGATTCACACACTCTCTCAAAGGAATAATTTCTGTCTATATTCTGACGATGCTTGCATTCATACCTCATATCATACCTCTTAGCATTGCTGCAGGCATCATGATTGGATACCCTTTACATATTTTGGGAGATGCCATGACAACTCGAGGTATCAGCAACTTTTGTTGCGGTAAAAAACTTCTTATTCTTCCAAAACCCCTTCGCTTCTCCACAGGGTCATTCAAAGAGCATCTCTATTTTCTTTTTTTCTCAGGACTCATAGGTTTAGAAATTTGGTTGATTAATCCATCTCTTTTGTAA
- a CDS encoding tRNA (cytidine(34)-2'-O)-methyltransferase encodes MFNIVLVHPQIPPNTGNIGRLCVNTGSTLHLVKPLGFDISEKAVKRAGLDYWDKLELKVWDSLDKLLHNCNLSRAFFATTKSSKPYFQVKYQPGDFLFFGNETKGLPMELLEKHWEHAVTIPMTKEGRSLNLAVSVGIVVYEGIRQNFEAFTKEMD; translated from the coding sequence ATGTTCAATATTGTTCTTGTCCATCCGCAAATTCCACCCAATACTGGTAATATCGGAAGGCTTTGTGTCAATACAGGTTCAACTTTGCATCTTGTCAAACCCCTTGGGTTTGATATTAGCGAAAAAGCAGTGAAAAGAGCTGGACTTGATTACTGGGACAAGCTTGAGTTGAAGGTGTGGGATTCTCTTGATAAGTTATTGCACAATTGTAATCTTTCAAGAGCATTTTTTGCAACCACAAAAAGTAGTAAGCCCTATTTTCAAGTCAAATACCAACCGGGAGATTTTCTTTTTTTTGGGAATGAAACAAAGGGTTTACCGATGGAACTCTTGGAAAAACATTGGGAGCATGCAGTAACTATCCCGATGACAAAAGAGGGACGAAGTCTGAATTTAGCAGTGAGTGTCGGCATTGTCGTATATGAAGGGATACGGCAAAATTTTGAAGCGTTTACAAAAGAGATGGATTAA
- the purU gene encoding formyltetrahydrofolate deformylase — protein sequence MKTYRVLIDCKDQKGLVFHISKIFYENDLNIEKNDEFVDIENNKFFMRSVVKGKIEREELLRLLLEALPEESNVRVITPRKKKVVLMATKESHVLGDILIRHFDGELPIDIVAVISNYDLLRPLVEKFGIDYFHVPHGDLSRSEHEEKILSLLEMFEHIDYIVLAKYMRILTPDFVKKYENKIINIHHSFLPAFIGANPYKQAYDRGVKIIGATAHFVNDNLDEGPIIAQDVLPVDHTFSWQEMRKAGRDIEKIVLARALKLAVEDRIFVYANKTVIF from the coding sequence ATGAAAACGTATCGCGTTTTAATCGATTGTAAAGATCAAAAGGGACTTGTTTTTCATATCTCAAAAATCTTTTATGAGAATGATTTGAATATTGAAAAAAATGACGAATTTGTGGATATTGAAAACAATAAATTTTTCATGCGAAGTGTGGTAAAAGGAAAGATTGAAAGAGAAGAGCTGTTGCGACTTTTGCTAGAGGCTTTGCCAGAAGAGTCCAATGTAAGAGTCATTACTCCGAGAAAAAAGAAAGTTGTTCTGATGGCCACGAAGGAAAGCCATGTTTTGGGAGATATTCTTATCCGACATTTTGATGGAGAACTTCCTATAGATATCGTGGCGGTCATCAGTAACTATGATCTTTTGCGTCCTTTAGTAGAAAAGTTTGGAATAGACTATTTTCATGTTCCCCATGGGGATCTGTCTCGAAGCGAACATGAAGAGAAAATTTTGTCTCTTTTGGAGATGTTTGAACATATTGACTATATTGTCTTGGCCAAATATATGCGAATTTTAACGCCGGATTTTGTCAAAAAGTATGAAAATAAAATCATCAATATTCACCATTCATTCTTACCTGCGTTTATTGGAGCAAATCCATATAAGCAGGCATATGATAGGGGGGTGAAGATTATTGGAGCAACTGCTCATTTTGTCAATGACAATTTGGATGAAGGGCCGATTATCGCACAAGATGTGTTGCCAGTCGATCACACGTTCAGCTGGCAGGAGATGCGAAAAGCCGGACGTGATATCGAGAAGATTGTTTTGGCAAGGGCATTGAAGTTGGCTGTGGAAGATCGAATCTTTGTTTATGCCAATAAAACGGTTATTTTTTAA
- a CDS encoding CCA tRNA nucleotidyltransferase encodes MQVNFKHRGYYPELFTLLPEDLQSELQKLRIFFQEKTTRVYMVGGAVRDLIRIVLEKQPIDIIDLDIEVYGIKPKEFDALMHELGAKGVGKSFFVYKYKENIDLSLPRIESKIGKGHKAFAVELAKDEKSASIRRDFKMNALMLNIFTGELLDFWGGIEDIAHKRISIIDEEKFKEDSLRVLRAMQFSARFKYKIEKRSCEVMREIALDDLSHERIFWEFEKMFKASFLHFGLYAFTALNIDQKLFGLRISRKNFFQIAKEMMRNRIYFQEHLYKFEFLYILSMRLHKNVFRFLEVLQTPKEYYKAFKKQKAIPTYRSDRFLAGLATNYPIKNWLGNYKQDVTIRAKKFGIWEEKFQPVQAKELMQEGFFGAELGKELRKRTLQIIRQRFAK; translated from the coding sequence ATGCAAGTGAACTTTAAACATCGGGGATACTACCCCGAGCTTTTTACTCTTCTTCCTGAAGATTTACAATCAGAACTTCAAAAACTAAGAATCTTTTTCCAAGAAAAAACAACTCGCGTCTATATGGTGGGTGGAGCTGTTCGAGATTTGATCCGAATCGTTTTAGAAAAGCAACCTATTGACATAATTGACCTTGATATTGAAGTATACGGTATCAAACCAAAAGAGTTTGATGCATTGATGCATGAGCTTGGTGCAAAAGGGGTCGGAAAGAGCTTTTTTGTTTATAAATATAAAGAAAATATCGATCTTTCATTGCCTCGAATCGAATCAAAAATTGGCAAAGGCCATAAAGCATTTGCTGTGGAACTGGCCAAAGATGAAAAGAGTGCCAGTATTCGAAGAGATTTTAAAATGAATGCGCTGATGCTTAATATCTTTACTGGTGAACTGCTCGATTTTTGGGGTGGGATTGAAGATATAGCGCACAAGCGTATTTCTATTATCGATGAAGAGAAATTCAAAGAAGATAGTTTGCGAGTGCTTAGGGCCATGCAGTTTAGTGCCAGATTTAAATATAAAATTGAGAAAAGAAGCTGCGAAGTGATGCGAGAAATTGCTTTGGATGATCTGAGTCATGAGCGTATTTTTTGGGAATTTGAAAAGATGTTTAAAGCTTCATTCTTACATTTTGGTCTTTATGCGTTTACTGCCTTGAATATTGATCAAAAACTGTTTGGATTGCGAATTTCAAGAAAAAATTTTTTTCAAATTGCCAAAGAAATGATGAGAAACAGAATATACTTTCAAGAGCATCTATATAAATTTGAATTTTTGTATATTTTGAGTATGAGACTTCATAAAAATGTTTTTCGCTTTTTAGAGGTTTTACAAACACCGAAAGAATATTATAAAGCTTTTAAAAAGCAAAAAGCTATTCCAACATATCGCAGTGATCGTTTCCTTGCAGGACTTGCCACCAACTATCCTATCAAAAACTGGCTTGGGAATTACAAACAAGATGTTACAATACGGGCAAAAAAGTTTGGTATTTGGGAAGAAAAGTTTCAGCCAGTGCAGGCAAAAGAGTTGATGCAAGAAGGTTTTTTTGGGGCTGAACTAGGAAAAGAGCTGCGTAAGCGGACGCTTCAAATAATCAGACAAAGGTTTGCCAAATGA
- the leuB gene encoding 3-isopropylmalate dehydrogenase: protein MRKYKVALIKGDGIGPEIIDEAVKVLDAVSVKEGFEITYKEALLGGAAIDVTGEPIPTETIEIAKSCDAVLFGAIGGPKWDELPRDKRPETGLLKLRKALEVFANLRPVTVYDELVNASTLKPEVIKGTDLMVVRELIGGIYFGQPRALEEDRAYNTMVYTKAEVKRIAKKAFEIAMKRKKKVTSVDKANVLEVSQLWRDTVNEVAKEYPEVVVEHMYVDNAAMQLIRDPKQFDVILTGNIFGDILSDEASMLSGSIGLLPSASIGEQYGLYEPIHGSAPDIAGQGIANPIATIASAAMMLRYQFGEIDAANRIENAIKKVLKEGYRTKDIASFDAKEVITTSEMGSLIAQYASEL, encoded by the coding sequence ATGAGAAAATACAAAGTAGCCCTTATTAAAGGGGACGGAATTGGACCAGAAATCATCGATGAAGCGGTGAAAGTTTTAGATGCTGTCAGTGTGAAAGAGGGGTTTGAGATCACGTATAAAGAGGCTCTTCTTGGTGGTGCTGCTATCGATGTAACAGGAGAACCTATTCCAACGGAAACTATAGAGATAGCAAAATCGTGCGATGCAGTGCTTTTTGGCGCAATTGGAGGACCAAAATGGGATGAATTGCCAAGAGATAAGCGCCCAGAAACTGGACTACTCAAACTTCGAAAAGCCTTGGAAGTGTTTGCAAACTTACGACCTGTAACGGTATATGATGAACTGGTAAACGCATCAACTTTAAAACCAGAAGTGATAAAAGGCACCGATCTTATGGTTGTTCGTGAACTAATTGGCGGAATCTATTTTGGCCAGCCAAGAGCCCTTGAAGAAGATCGAGCCTACAACACGATGGTCTATACGAAAGCAGAGGTAAAAAGAATTGCTAAAAAAGCCTTTGAAATTGCAATGAAACGAAAAAAGAAGGTGACTTCTGTTGATAAAGCAAATGTGCTTGAAGTAAGTCAGCTTTGGAGAGATACAGTGAATGAAGTAGCAAAAGAGTATCCAGAAGTCGTTGTTGAACATATGTATGTGGACAATGCAGCAATGCAGCTCATTCGAGATCCAAAGCAGTTTGATGTTATTTTGACCGGTAATATCTTTGGAGATATTTTGAGCGATGAAGCGAGTATGCTCAGCGGTTCTATCGGACTGCTTCCAAGTGCAAGTATAGGTGAACAGTATGGGCTTTATGAGCCTATTCACGGAAGTGCACCGGATATCGCAGGACAAGGCATAGCAAATCCGATTGCTACGATTGCCAGTGCAGCGATGATGCTAAGGTATCAGTTTGGGGAGATAGATGCTGCCAATCGCATAGAAAATGCTATCAAAAAGGTTTTAAAAGAGGGATATAGAACAAAAGATATTGCCTCATTTGATGCCAAAGAGGTAATCACAACCAGCGAGATGGGTTCACTTATTGCTCAATATGCAAGTGAACTTTAA
- a CDS encoding 3-isopropylmalate dehydratase small subunit → MNMITGKVWKFGDNIDTDLIIAARYLNTSDPHELAKHVMEDADPDFVKKLQPGDIIVAGENFGCGSSREHAPIALKAAGVAAVVAKSFARIFYRNAFNMGLPIFELSETDKINEGDLISIDMEKGVIKDLNKHVEYKFAPIPPFMQELLACGGLMNYAKAQILEENK, encoded by the coding sequence ATGAATATGATTACCGGAAAGGTCTGGAAGTTTGGAGACAATATCGACACCGACCTGATAATTGCTGCACGCTACCTTAATACATCAGATCCTCACGAGCTTGCAAAACATGTGATGGAGGATGCGGATCCAGATTTTGTGAAGAAGTTACAACCTGGAGATATTATTGTCGCAGGAGAAAACTTTGGATGCGGAAGTAGTCGAGAGCACGCTCCTATCGCACTGAAAGCCGCGGGTGTCGCAGCTGTGGTCGCAAAAAGTTTTGCACGAATCTTTTATCGAAATGCATTCAATATGGGGCTACCAATATTTGAGCTAAGTGAGACGGATAAAATCAATGAAGGGGATCTTATCTCTATCGACATGGAGAAAGGTGTGATTAAAGATCTCAATAAACATGTTGAGTATAAATTTGCTCCCATTCCTCCGTTTATGCAAGAGCTTTTGGCTTGTGGAGGACTCATGAATTATGCCAAAGCGCAAATTTTGGAGGAAAACAAATGA
- a CDS encoding methyl-accepting chemotaxis protein: MLRSLFLRMRLVHWIGIALLITNALFFTPNIIGKIIQFLIAFVILLHDLDEKFNGVEPAKKMITFLSELKLGSTLNFSLPFSLEFDQMKNLINNFVQKLSKLLDIETIVKKSEDLTLKIENLVQSVETNTTSMEENFTKMTEKIKFTKKESDNNLEFSKQIQTTLDHSIDNILTTKESLENLNEKIDKSSKKQLNASHKLESLSKQTNEIKEVLKIIADIADHTNLLALNASIEAARVGEQGKGFAVVADEVRKLAEHTQKNLEDINRTINSIVQSIFSTTKEIEAIANDSINIVQTSKVVEEHLDNLEKSIATIVSMSANDIQNSELIEKTLDEITQISTTIKEEMKMNTESFYQMLNYFQDLNGDIHQIKNNLLQIKAK, encoded by the coding sequence ATGTTACGATCTTTGTTTCTGCGCATGCGTCTTGTACATTGGATTGGAATTGCGTTGCTGATTACCAATGCTCTTTTTTTCACACCTAATATAATCGGTAAAATTATACAATTTCTCATTGCTTTCGTTATTTTACTCCATGATTTAGATGAGAAATTCAACGGAGTTGAGCCTGCTAAAAAAATGATAACTTTTTTGTCTGAACTCAAACTTGGATCCACTCTCAATTTCTCACTCCCCTTTTCCCTTGAATTCGACCAGATGAAAAATTTAATCAATAATTTTGTTCAAAAACTCTCCAAACTTCTTGACATTGAGACGATTGTCAAAAAAAGTGAAGACCTAACGTTAAAGATAGAAAATCTTGTTCAATCAGTCGAAACTAATACAACCTCTATGGAAGAGAACTTTACAAAAATGACTGAAAAAATCAAATTTACTAAAAAAGAAAGTGACAACAATTTGGAATTTTCCAAACAGATTCAAACTACTCTTGATCATTCCATCGACAATATCCTTACCACAAAGGAGAGTTTAGAAAATCTCAACGAAAAAATTGACAAATCAAGCAAAAAACAGCTTAATGCCAGTCATAAACTCGAATCTTTATCCAAACAAACTAATGAAATCAAAGAAGTTTTAAAAATAATAGCTGATATTGCCGATCATACAAATCTTCTTGCACTCAATGCTTCCATTGAAGCAGCCCGAGTAGGTGAGCAAGGCAAAGGATTTGCCGTGGTTGCAGATGAAGTCAGAAAATTAGCTGAACATACCCAAAAGAATTTGGAAGATATCAACAGAACAATCAATTCCATCGTTCAATCTATTTTCAGTACAACAAAAGAGATTGAAGCTATCGCGAATGACTCGATTAATATTGTTCAAACTTCCAAAGTTGTAGAAGAACACCTTGATAACCTTGAAAAGAGTATTGCAACTATAGTATCTATGAGTGCCAATGATATCCAAAATTCTGAACTTATAGAAAAAACGCTTGACGAAATAACACAAATTTCAACAACAATCAAGGAAGAAATGAAAATGAACACAGAGTCTTTCTATCAAATGTTGAACTATTTTCAAGATCTCAATGGCGATATTCATCAAATTAAAAACAATCTGTTGCAAATCAAAGCTAAATAG
- a CDS encoding DUF2231 domain-containing protein, with the protein MGPVELLNSIKLPFEIPLLLHPPIVHFAIAIPVIVLLLEIANLIVKRKCVGVISSLLLLLATLIYFAAFFTGKTDGSEAYALLSHDGQAELKEHKLLGLYLVYGISLLFILKLIIAAINNKIAKIVFTLLVAIFVGFALKQGKDGGELVYKYGANVQAVSTMDDKIMELEDELDSCKSELKKAKETKPAPAQSTTTVPKAEENAPEQTEPVEQKETASTPAEPKAAAPAPTTQSEPSTIEEKAQEALKQIKGEIEKTTEENSTENAQENNTTEHEGH; encoded by the coding sequence ATGGGACCAGTCGAACTGCTCAACTCGATAAAACTTCCTTTTGAAATACCACTGTTGTTGCACCCACCGATCGTGCATTTTGCCATAGCAATCCCGGTTATTGTATTGCTGCTTGAAATCGCAAATCTCATTGTCAAACGAAAATGCGTAGGTGTGATTTCATCTTTACTTCTGTTATTGGCAACGCTCATCTATTTTGCAGCCTTTTTTACGGGAAAAACAGACGGATCAGAAGCGTATGCCTTGCTTTCGCACGATGGACAAGCTGAACTCAAAGAGCATAAACTTCTGGGACTTTATCTGGTATACGGAATTTCTTTACTTTTTATCCTAAAATTGATCATTGCTGCCATTAACAACAAAATCGCCAAAATTGTCTTCACGCTTCTTGTCGCGATATTTGTAGGTTTTGCTTTGAAACAGGGAAAAGATGGCGGTGAGCTTGTTTACAAATATGGCGCAAATGTTCAAGCTGTCAGTACTATGGATGACAAGATCATGGAACTTGAAGATGAGCTTGATAGCTGTAAAAGTGAGCTCAAAAAAGCCAAAGAGACAAAACCCGCTCCTGCACAGTCAACAACAACTGTACCAAAAGCTGAAGAAAATGCACCTGAACAAACTGAACCGGTAGAACAAAAGGAGACAGCATCGACTCCTGCAGAACCAAAGGCAGCAGCACCGGCACCAACAACGCAAAGTGAACCCTCAACAATTGAAGAAAAAGCGCAAGAGGCACTCAAACAGATCAAAGGTGAGATCGAAAAAACAACTGAAGAAAACAGTACAGAGAATGCACAAGAAAATAACACAACTGAGCATGAGGGACATTGA
- the dapE gene encoding succinyl-diaminopimelate desuccinylase, with translation MEVIELFKKLLSFPSITPDDAGSLEFIREYLSDFHALWFNKHGVKNLFLYKKFGEGEHLCFAGHVDVVPPGDGWESDPFEPLEKDGFIYARGAQDMKSGVAAFVQAVKEATAFHGTLSLLLTSDEEGEAKWGTKYALEELDRMQMIPEYTIVAEPTCEERFGDAIKIGRRGSINGVIEKIGKQGHAAYPEKAVNPIHKVAQVLPKMAGVDLDSGDEYFAPSKFVITDIRAGMEVTNVTPGRLKMMFNVRNNTKITMQDVERFVHRYFDGMNYTLKLSQSAKPFLTDPHSKVVQVIDQAIKKVTGLTPKHSTAGGTSDARFFAEYGVKTIEFGVKNDTIHAPNERTSKEEVEKLYLVFKEVIRSF, from the coding sequence ATGGAAGTCATTGAGCTATTTAAAAAGCTGCTCTCTTTTCCCAGCATCACTCCTGATGATGCTGGGAGTCTAGAGTTTATTAGAGAATATCTTTCAGACTTTCATGCTTTGTGGTTCAATAAACATGGCGTGAAAAATCTCTTTTTATACAAAAAGTTTGGCGAAGGGGAGCATCTCTGTTTTGCAGGCCACGTAGATGTGGTTCCGCCAGGGGATGGTTGGGAGAGTGATCCATTTGAACCGTTAGAAAAAGATGGTTTTATCTATGCACGAGGCGCGCAGGATATGAAAAGTGGTGTTGCCGCTTTTGTACAGGCAGTCAAAGAGGCAACGGCGTTTCATGGTACCCTTTCGTTGCTGTTAACAAGTGATGAAGAGGGTGAGGCGAAGTGGGGTACGAAATATGCTTTGGAAGAGCTTGATCGAATGCAAATGATTCCTGAATATACAATCGTCGCTGAGCCAACATGTGAGGAACGTTTTGGTGATGCGATAAAGATTGGACGTAGAGGTTCGATCAATGGAGTGATAGAAAAGATAGGAAAGCAAGGTCATGCAGCTTACCCTGAAAAAGCGGTCAATCCAATCCACAAAGTGGCTCAAGTTTTACCAAAAATGGCTGGGGTTGATCTTGACAGTGGCGATGAGTATTTTGCGCCAAGCAAATTTGTCATTACCGATATCAGAGCCGGGATGGAAGTGACAAACGTGACACCCGGCAGACTGAAGATGATGTTCAATGTACGAAACAATACAAAAATAACGATGCAAGACGTGGAACGTTTTGTGCATCGATATTTTGACGGGATGAATTACACATTGAAGCTCAGTCAAAGTGCAAAACCGTTTTTAACTGATCCCCATTCAAAAGTAGTACAAGTGATCGATCAGGCGATCAAAAAAGTAACCGGATTAACTCCAAAACACTCTACTGCCGGCGGGACAAGCGATGCAAGATTTTTCGCTGAATATGGTGTAAAAACGATTGAGTTTGGTGTGAAAAACGATACGATCCATGCGCCAAATGAGAGAACTTCAAAAGAAGAAGTAGAAAAGCTGTATCTTGTTTTTAAAGAAGTGATACGAAGTTTTTAA
- a CDS encoding YqiA/YcfP family alpha/beta fold hydrolase, with amino-acid sequence MILYIHGFKSCGWGNKSRGLQSYFGDVLAPDLPPSPSKAIHNLEKIIQSNEVDLLVGSSLGGYYATYLAQKYVIKAVLINPSTRPFETLKPYIGWQERFCDEDMFEWKEEYIKELFNYDTNNLKKHLFLVLLQTGDEVLDYRVALKKYANQRRIVEYGGNHRFENIEDYLCMIKRFREGNGSH; translated from the coding sequence ATGATTTTGTATATACACGGATTCAAAAGTTGCGGTTGGGGAAATAAATCAAGGGGCTTACAAAGCTATTTTGGTGATGTGTTGGCGCCAGATCTTCCTCCATCGCCATCCAAAGCGATACATAACCTTGAAAAAATTATCCAATCAAATGAAGTGGATCTTTTAGTAGGATCTTCCTTAGGAGGATACTACGCTACATATCTAGCACAAAAGTATGTCATCAAAGCGGTTTTGATCAATCCATCAACGAGACCTTTTGAGACATTAAAGCCATACATTGGATGGCAGGAGCGATTTTGCGATGAAGATATGTTTGAATGGAAAGAGGAGTATATAAAAGAGCTTTTCAACTACGATACGAATAATCTCAAAAAGCACCTCTTTTTGGTTTTACTGCAAACGGGTGATGAGGTGTTGGATTATCGTGTTGCGTTAAAAAAATATGCAAATCAGCGTCGAATAGTAGAATATGGAGGCAACCACCGTTTTGAAAATATAGAAGATTATTTATGTATGATAAAACGATTTAGGGAGGGAAATGGAAGTCATTGA